One Nostoc punctiforme PCC 73102 DNA window includes the following coding sequences:
- a CDS encoding LacI family DNA-binding transcriptional regulator — protein MNKRRISIEDIARRAGVSHSTVSRALRDNALISPKVREEIKQLAQEMNYVPNAIAQSLQNKRTNTIGVVVTSIADPFFAEVVDGIEQIARPAGLSVLLSASHRDLEQEIAAIDTFHRRRVDGILVADSRISKQHTKQLTQIAVPTVLINSQTEDQSEILHSVAIDDRLGARLATEHLISLGHTSIGYLGVSDRSRSNHQRLEGYKMALAEAGLPQNPDWVAISDEYDTRISDVATGQNMLSKLLIAEVTGIFCYNDMVAVGALLACQELGILVPRNLSLVGFDGIALGSYVTPALTTVSQPMLEIGGYAMQMLIDLLADKAVENRVLSPFLVERGSSARLIK, from the coding sequence ATGAATAAACGAAGAATTTCAATTGAAGATATTGCTCGGAGAGCAGGTGTATCTCATTCCACAGTTTCACGTGCTTTGCGGGATAATGCTCTCATTAGCCCGAAAGTACGAGAAGAAATTAAGCAACTGGCGCAGGAGATGAACTATGTGCCAAATGCTATAGCTCAAAGTTTGCAAAATAAACGTACTAATACCATTGGTGTAGTAGTAACTTCCATTGCAGATCCCTTTTTTGCTGAAGTAGTAGACGGTATTGAACAGATAGCCAGACCAGCCGGATTGAGTGTTTTGTTAAGTGCTTCACACCGAGATTTGGAGCAGGAAATAGCAGCTATTGATACCTTTCATCGCCGCAGAGTAGACGGAATCTTAGTAGCCGACTCACGAATTAGCAAACAACATACAAAGCAACTAACGCAAATTGCTGTGCCAACAGTTCTGATTAACAGCCAGACTGAAGATCAATCCGAAATACTTCACTCAGTAGCAATAGACGATCGCTTAGGCGCTAGATTAGCAACAGAGCATTTAATAAGTTTGGGACACACCAGCATTGGTTATTTGGGTGTAAGCGATCGCAGCAGGTCAAACCACCAGCGCCTAGAAGGATATAAAATGGCTCTTGCTGAAGCTGGTTTACCACAAAATCCTGATTGGGTTGCAATTAGTGACGAATATGATACCAGAATCAGCGATGTCGCCACCGGGCAAAATATGCTATCTAAACTATTGATTGCTGAGGTAACAGGCATCTTTTGTTACAACGATATGGTGGCAGTTGGCGCTCTTTTAGCTTGCCAAGAACTAGGTATTTTAGTGCCACGAAATTTAAGCCTGGTTGGATTTGATGGTATTGCTTTAGGTAGTTACGTTACACCGGCACTTACAACAGTCAGCCAGCCGATGTTAGAAATTGGTGGCTATGCCATGCAAATGTTAATCGATTTATTAGCAGACAAAGCTGTGGAAAACCGCGTTTTATCTCCTTTTCTCGTAGAGCGTGGTAGTAGTGCCAGATTAATAAAGTAA
- a CDS encoding gluconokinase: MIIIVMGVSGSGKTTIGKLLADSLSWEFSDADSFHSPENVDKMRRGIPLTEADRMPWLQDLQTAIKHWLQENKNVVLACSALKDSYRQFLVSDSDRCTNAKSDRIKLVYLKGSYELIQMRLQERSNHYMSEKLLNSQFDTLEEPLDTISIDVAQPPQIIVQNIRTALRL; the protein is encoded by the coding sequence ATGATTATTATCGTCATGGGTGTATCTGGTTCTGGTAAAACCACCATAGGAAAACTGCTAGCAGACTCTTTAAGCTGGGAGTTTAGTGACGCTGATAGTTTCCACTCACCAGAGAATGTTGATAAAATGCGGCGCGGTATCCCGTTGACTGAAGCTGACAGGATGCCTTGGTTGCAAGATTTGCAAACAGCCATCAAACATTGGCTGCAAGAAAATAAAAATGTAGTGCTGGCGTGTTCGGCTTTAAAAGACAGCTATCGGCAATTTTTGGTATCGGATAGCGATCGCTGCACCAACGCCAAGAGCGATCGCATTAAGCTAGTTTACCTCAAAGGGTCTTATGAGTTAATTCAAATGCGGTTGCAAGAGCGTAGCAATCATTACATGAGCGAAAAACTTCTCAATAGCCAGTTTGATACTCTTGAAGAACCATTAGACACCATATCTATAGATGTCGCACAACCACCCCAGATCATTGTCCAGAATATTAGAACGGCTTTGAGACTTTAG
- a CDS encoding DUF1815 family protein, translating into MFLRLAQQHREFVQDLVMNLQALTIILERRGYSASCYTCGDQMKSASFMVSLREKHLIRFVVSDYGITWMELWDDRELMKLEGAEAVKQLQELANIVKHSSTIELTT; encoded by the coding sequence GTGTTTCTAAGATTAGCGCAACAACATCGAGAATTCGTTCAAGACTTGGTAATGAACTTACAAGCCTTGACAATTATTCTTGAGCGGCGTGGGTATTCTGCCTCATGTTATACGTGCGGCGACCAAATGAAGAGTGCTTCATTTATGGTTAGCCTGCGAGAAAAGCATCTGATCCGTTTTGTAGTGTCTGATTACGGAATTACATGGATGGAATTATGGGACGATCGCGAATTAATGAAGTTGGAGGGTGCAGAAGCAGTAAAACAACTTCAAGAGTTAGCTAATATTGTCAAGCATTCATCCACCATAGAATTGACAACGTAA
- a CDS encoding inositol oxygenase family protein: MSQILQNFIKQAQYNPLHSLEEWEEDLLNRYPDPHSIVKEGKTTQEYRNYETPTRETVKEFYRLNHINQTYNFVLEKEKNFLKFDKKEMSVWDAVEFLNQLVDDSDPDTEMDQLQHLLQTSEAIRADGHPDWMVLTGFFHDMGKVLCLFGEPQWATVGDTYPVGCAFSDKIVFSEFFQENPDYNNPNYNTKYGIYEPNCGLINVHISWGHDEYFYQMMKNYLPEPALYMLRYHSFYPQHRENAYKHLMDNHDREMFKWVKLFNPYDLYSKNPTPPDWQKLRPYYEDLVAKYLPATLKF, encoded by the coding sequence ATGTCTCAAATTCTCCAGAATTTTATCAAACAAGCTCAATACAATCCGTTACATTCGTTAGAAGAGTGGGAAGAAGACTTACTTAATCGCTACCCCGATCCACATAGCATAGTTAAAGAAGGTAAAACTACTCAAGAGTACAGAAATTATGAAACGCCTACCAGAGAAACGGTAAAAGAATTTTATCGGTTAAATCATATTAATCAAACATATAATTTTGTCCTTGAGAAAGAAAAGAATTTTCTCAAGTTTGATAAAAAAGAAATGTCTGTTTGGGATGCAGTTGAATTTTTGAATCAATTAGTAGATGATTCAGATCCCGATACAGAGATGGATCAGTTACAGCATCTATTGCAAACATCAGAAGCCATACGCGCCGATGGTCATCCTGATTGGATGGTACTTACCGGCTTCTTTCACGATATGGGGAAGGTACTTTGTCTATTTGGTGAGCCTCAATGGGCTACCGTCGGTGATACTTATCCTGTAGGTTGTGCATTCTCTGATAAAATTGTTTTTTCAGAATTTTTCCAAGAAAATCCTGATTACAATAATCCCAATTACAACACTAAATATGGTATTTACGAACCAAATTGTGGATTGATTAATGTACATATTTCATGGGGTCACGATGAATATTTTTATCAGATGATGAAAAACTATTTACCTGAACCTGCATTGTATATGCTTCGCTATCACTCATTTTATCCTCAACACCGCGAAAACGCATATAAGCATTTGATGGATAATCACGATCGCGAAATGTTTAAATGGGTTAAATTATTCAATCCTTATGATTTGTATTCAAAAAATCCTACTCCTCCCGATTGGCAAAAGTTAAGACCATACTACGAAGATTTAGTAGCTAAATATTTACCCGCAACGTTAAAATTTTAA
- a CDS encoding ABC transporter substrate-binding protein codes for MKRIAIAASILGIISGGVVGCTNASPDNNSATNPDTKPVTNTSAETKTATGNSKLRSVAFTVGDLSNPFFVLMGQATEAEAKKIGGNNVNVTVVSSAYDLNQQSNQIENFTASNTDIIIVNAADKSGIKPAIEKAKQAGRIVIAVDTGAEGGVDATITTNNVQAGEVSCKYIADRLKGKGNVVIVNGPPVDSVIQRVSGCESVLSKYPDIKILSKNQNAEGSRDGGLRVMTDLLTTFPKIDAVFAINDPSGVGAELAANQAQRKDFFIVGVDGAPEAITAIAAKDSIYAATATQNPRGMAEKAVQVGNDILNGKKPTNPTILIPVKLITKDNVGTEKGWK; via the coding sequence ATGAAAAGAATTGCGATCGCAGCTAGCATACTAGGTATCATCAGTGGTGGAGTTGTCGGCTGTACAAATGCTTCTCCCGATAACAACAGTGCTACTAACCCCGATACAAAACCCGTTACAAATACTAGTGCAGAAACAAAAACTGCCACTGGGAATTCAAAGTTACGATCCGTTGCCTTCACAGTTGGCGATTTAAGTAACCCTTTCTTCGTTCTCATGGGACAAGCAACTGAGGCAGAAGCCAAGAAAATTGGGGGTAATAATGTCAATGTAACTGTAGTTTCCAGTGCTTACGATCTGAATCAACAATCCAATCAAATTGAAAATTTCACTGCTTCCAATACTGACATTATTATCGTCAATGCTGCTGATAAAAGTGGCATTAAACCAGCGATTGAAAAAGCGAAACAAGCGGGTAGAATTGTCATTGCGGTAGATACTGGTGCTGAGGGAGGCGTGGATGCCACCATCACTACTAATAATGTCCAAGCTGGAGAAGTTAGTTGTAAATATATTGCCGATCGCCTCAAAGGTAAAGGCAATGTAGTAATAGTTAATGGCCCACCAGTAGACTCGGTGATTCAACGAGTTAGTGGCTGCGAGAGTGTACTGTCCAAATATCCCGATATCAAAATCCTCTCCAAAAACCAGAATGCAGAAGGTAGCAGGGATGGAGGACTGAGAGTTATGACTGATTTGCTCACCACCTTCCCAAAAATTGATGCAGTTTTTGCCATCAACGATCCGAGTGGAGTTGGTGCAGAACTAGCAGCTAACCAAGCACAACGTAAAGATTTTTTTATTGTCGGGGTTGATGGTGCGCCAGAAGCAATCACTGCGATCGCAGCTAAAGATAGTATATATGCTGCAACCGCTACTCAAAATCCGCGAGGGATGGCCGAAAAAGCAGTTCAGGTTGGAAACGACATTTTGAATGGGAAAAAACCTACTAATCCCACCATTTTAATTCCAGTAAAGCTGATCACAAAAGATAACGTCGGCACAGAAAAAGGCTGGAAATAG
- a CDS encoding ABC transporter substrate-binding protein, whose product MKTLSLIVGILSLTVVGCTNSAQNNNSVTNTATNTSLETTVNSPSRKLQTIGVALGDLGNPFYNAVQKGAEIEAKRIGGNIRVNAVSSGFDLNQQSNQIENFTAANTDLIILSAVDKKGVKPVIDQARLAGKIVIAVDSAVDADVDAMISSNNTQAGEVACQYIADRIKGQGSVVILNGTPMDSINQRVSGCEKSLAKYPDIKLISKDQNAEGTRDGGLRVMSDLLTTFPKIDAVFATNDQSGVGADLAARQAKRKEFFIVGVDGSPDATKAMEDKDGVFAATAAQNPAGMAEKAVQIGNDIIQGNKPESPDILIPVNLVTRDNLSSYKGW is encoded by the coding sequence ATGAAGACACTTTCGCTCATAGTTGGCATATTAAGTTTGACTGTTGTTGGTTGCACAAATAGCGCTCAAAATAACAATTCTGTTACTAATACTGCTACCAACACTAGTTTAGAGACTACAGTTAATAGTCCAAGTAGAAAATTACAAACAATCGGTGTCGCCTTGGGTGACTTGGGAAACCCTTTTTATAATGCAGTGCAAAAGGGTGCGGAGATAGAAGCTAAGAGAATTGGCGGTAATATTAGAGTTAATGCGGTTTCCAGTGGCTTTGATTTGAACCAACAAAGCAACCAAATCGAAAATTTTACTGCTGCAAATACTGATTTAATTATCCTCAGCGCTGTTGATAAAAAAGGAGTTAAGCCAGTAATTGACCAAGCAAGGCTGGCAGGTAAGATTGTCATTGCCGTAGATTCAGCCGTTGATGCAGACGTAGATGCAATGATTAGCTCCAACAATACCCAAGCTGGTGAAGTTGCTTGTCAATATATTGCCGATCGCATCAAAGGTCAAGGTAGTGTAGTCATCCTCAACGGTACGCCGATGGATTCAATCAATCAGCGAGTCAGTGGTTGTGAAAAGTCATTAGCCAAATATCCTGATATCAAACTCATCTCTAAAGACCAAAACGCTGAAGGGACAAGGGATGGAGGTTTGAGAGTAATGAGTGATTTACTTACAACCTTTCCCAAAATAGATGCCGTTTTTGCCACGAACGATCAAAGCGGTGTAGGTGCAGACTTAGCCGCAAGACAAGCAAAACGCAAAGAATTTTTTATTGTTGGGGTTGACGGTTCGCCAGATGCAACCAAAGCAATGGAAGACAAAGATGGTGTATTTGCTGCAACTGCGGCTCAAAATCCCGCAGGGATGGCTGAAAAAGCGGTTCAGATTGGCAACGATATCATCCAGGGTAACAAACCTGAGTCACCTGACATTCTGATTCCAGTCAACTTGGTTACTAGAGATAACCTCAGCAGCTACAAAGGCTGGTAA
- a CDS encoding double zinc ribbon domain-containing protein produces the protein MVKEMQQGLTIYYTAQAKYCYLCGTQLRANCAHCGELIVYTKYKFYPVCGKPYKMVSQNRYNVDRAGITRLGMQVFTCISAQYI, from the coding sequence ATGGTAAAAGAGATGCAGCAGGGCCTAACAATTTATTATACTGCTCAAGCTAAGTATTGTTATCTTTGCGGGACACAACTACGCGCTAATTGCGCTCACTGTGGCGAGTTAATAGTGTACACAAAGTATAAATTTTATCCAGTGTGCGGAAAGCCTTATAAAATGGTGAGTCAAAATCGTTACAACGTAGATAGAGCAGGCATTACCAGACTCGGAATGCAGGTTTTTACATGTATCTCGGCTCAATACATATAG
- a CDS encoding nuclear transport factor 2 family protein, protein MSEQPASEIELLRAAYAAFNARDIDAALALMTPDVAWPKAFKGGFVRGTEEVRAYWTEQWSEINPHVEPVSFYSEEAGRILVDVHQVVRDLVGGVLADEHVGHRFTLEQGLIQVMEVCPLPSSIPN, encoded by the coding sequence ATGTCAGAGCAACCTGCATCAGAAATCGAACTGCTCCGTGCGGCTTACGCGGCCTTCAACGCGCGAGACATTGACGCGGCCCTTGCCCTCATGACTCCGGACGTGGCTTGGCCGAAAGCGTTCAAAGGCGGTTTTGTCCGTGGGACTGAAGAAGTTCGCGCTTACTGGACGGAGCAATGGAGCGAGATCAATCCGCACGTCGAGCCGGTTTCCTTTTACTCGGAGGAGGCCGGACGCATTTTGGTCGATGTGCATCAGGTCGTGCGTGACTTGGTTGGAGGAGTTCTTGCCGATGAACACGTGGGTCATCGATTCACCCTTGAGCAGGGGTTGATTCAAGTCATGGAAGTCTGTCCACTTCCATCGTCCATCCCAAATTGA